In the Leptospiraceae bacterium genome, one interval contains:
- a CDS encoding LysM peptidoglycan-binding domain-containing protein, translating into MIYTIRENDTLQRISAKLYNKWELYPVIRDNNPHIKDWENLVAGNRLNIPDIPTEPTFHIAEEGDTFESISLLYYLTEHFAGLLREENLNAQPYENIGVEYFIPALVSKADLVACEKRLK; encoded by the coding sequence GTGATCTATACGATTCGGGAAAATGATACCCTGCAGAGAATTTCTGCCAAGCTATATAATAAGTGGGAACTCTATCCTGTAATCAGGGATAACAATCCTCATATCAAGGATTGGGAAAATCTTGTAGCCGGTAACCGGTTAAACATTCCGGATATTCCGACAGAGCCGACTTTTCACATTGCAGAAGAAGGCGATACTTTTGAGTCCATTTCTCTTCTCTATTATCTAACAGAACATTTTGCCGGACTATTGAGAGAGGAAAACCTGAACGCTCAACCCTATGAAAATATAGGAGTAGAATATTTTATTCCGGCACTTGTATCGAAAGCAGACTTGGTCGCCTGCGAAAAGAGGTTGAAGTAA